One Argiope bruennichi chromosome 5, qqArgBrue1.1, whole genome shotgun sequence DNA segment encodes these proteins:
- the LOC129969228 gene encoding uncharacterized protein LOC129969228 gives MNPTEELTRVHFHFNLPVPINKKENASEYLRQLALEVINKIPKCDIKLYTDGSKIDNSAGSGIYIVTPQSSFSLCQRNPDFCSVFRSELLAIDEGLKKILHENNYKNLWILTDSRSSIEHLNNWTYVGDKASLSILQKLKLISLQHDIHFQWIPSHVDLLGNEIADRLAKKGSSLATSSSAELTHLELFSQAKFLNKKNWMVPPTHDWYRANKLGQSLNLPCDRKTNTCLSRLASGHLKCLFFSQGEKFYPLSPKCCQHQASAEHIVDCLGFHWGEIYSSPFLVFDFLLVNGFLDLV, from the coding sequence atgaatcctactgaagaacttaccagggttcactttcatttcaacctccctgttcccattaataaaaaggaaaatgcgtcagaatacctcagacaattggccttggaagtcattaataaaatccctaaatgtgacattaaattgtatactgacggcagcaaaatcgacaattctgcaggtagtggcatctatattgtaactcctcagtctagtttttctctatgtcagcgaaatccagacttctgttccgtttttagaagcgaacttttagcaatcgatgagggacttaagaaaattttacacgaaaataattataagaacctttggattcttactgatagccgcagctcaattgaacaccttaacaattggacctatgttggagataaagcaagtttgtctattcttcagaagttgaagctgatttcacttcaacatgatattcatttccagtggatcccatctcatgtggatctacttggtaacgaaatagcagacaggcttgcaaagaaaggaagcagcctagctacttcctcttctgctgagctcacacaCTTAGAACtattctctcaggcgaaattcctaaataagaagaattggatggttccccctactcatgattggtatagagccaataagctggggcagtccttaaatcttccttgtgatagaaaaaccaacacttgcctgtcgcgccttgccagtggccaccttaaatgtcttttcttttctcagggtgaaaagtTTTACCCTCTTTCcccgaaatgctgccagcatcaggcctctgctgaacatattgtGGACTGTCTAggatttcattggggagaaatttattcttctcccttcctcgtttttgactttcttcttgtcaacggatttttggatttggtctga